The sequence CCGTTTGGCGGCACCGGACCGTGAAAGACAAACCCTTAACTGGATCCAAAAGCAGACTGCTCTGACAGAAATAATAGCTCTAAACAGGGTAGGTAAAACCCTGGTCTACTCAATTGCCGATCAGTTGCTAAACCATAAGGAATTTATCGAAAAAAGCCACCTGGAAAAAGAATACGTAAAAGAATTCGAGCAAGCCAGGGAACAATTTGAACCAATGATGACTAGCGCCGGCAATCAGGTATACTTGAAAAAATTACCCTGTGATGATGGCGCCCGTGTTCTGGCTCTCAGTGAGGAGAAGAAACAAAAAGAAGAAGCCATGGACCGTTTGCAAGAAGATCGCTTCATTGAAGATCTCACCCGTTTGCAAAAATCAGTCCGAAAAAGAAACATTGTCAAATTACCAAAAGTTTCTCAAAAAACCGGTCGTTTAATGGAACGTTATCCGGCAGTAGCCAGGTACTATGATGTTAATATTGCTGAGAATGAAAACGAAGCCGGTGATATCACCTGGAGTAAAAAGCCTCTTCGCCGGGAACGCTCATCTCTTACCGGTTGCTATGTCATTCAGACCAGTCATAAAGATCTCAGCGCCTGTGAAATCTGGGAACTTTATCATACCTTAACCAAGGTTGAATATGCTTTCCGGAAGCAAGGGGACGTTCTTTTTGCTTCCCTGTTTAGGCCTTAAAAACCGTGTTTTGATTTAATCCAATTACCCGGGCAATCTGCCGCTGTGTTACCCCTTCAATAATCTTGATCCGCCTGAGTATCTCATCGCGCTTTTGTTTCTCAATGGTTTGCAATATTGTTACTGGCTCCCCATTTAACATAGCTTCAATCTCTGCTTTTACTTCACCGTCGGTTTTCCTTTGTTTGATTTCAGCATCGGTGTGACTCCCTTAAATTTTTAATAGCGGAGGCGAACATGAGCACATAGGCAGTTGACCTCCCTAATGAGAATACTTTCAGTATAGTTACCGTTATTGACAGCATACTTTGTTTACTGAAGAAAATTCAAAAGACCGGTCGTCGCCCAATAAACCAACGGCATCGGCTCTGCATTGCCGGCAATGATACATTTGCTGCAGGTCGGCTTGACAGGCATTTCTTAACTTATTTAAGTCTTTCATGCTTATCTGAGGAAGGTTTGCAAAAGCGCTGCCTTCCGCAGGTATAAGCGGCATAATATTGGTTATGAATACCCCTAATTCCTTAACCTTCTTAACAATGTCCGGAATATGGCGATCATTGATGCTTTTAATTGCGACAATGTTTACTTTGATCGCTACCCCGCACCCGGCCAGATATTCTATTCCCGCCAGCTGGTTATTGATTAAGATTCCGGCTCCTTCAATTCCTTTGTATCTTTTTCCTTTATAATTGATAAATCTATAAATTCTTTCCCCTATTTCCGGATCAAGACAATTTACTGTAACAGTCACATGTTTGATGCCCAGTTCAACAATTCGCGGGGCATATTCGGGCAATTTCAATCCGTTGGTGGATAAACAGAATATAACCTCCGGGTCCGTTTGCTTGATCAACTCAATAGTCTTCCTGGTATTTGTCCAGTTAGCCAATGCGTCTCCCGGCCCGGCTATGCCTGCCACACTCAGGTTCCCGATCTTTTCTTTCACAAATTTGTATTTTTGATGAGCAGATTCGGGCGACAGGATTTCGCTCGTTACACCGGGCCTGCTCTCGTGCAAACAATCATATTTTCTGTTGCAATAGTTGCAGTTTATATTACAATAGGGCGCTACGGGCAAATGCATTCTGGCAAACTTCAGGTGGGCATTAAATGAAAAACAAGGATGCCTGCCGGTCTTATCCAGCGTATTTAACGGCAGCAGGCTGCTGTTTTGCTCTTGTGTATACGGACAGTTCATTTTTCTCACCTCAAATTTTCACAGCGGCAGTGATCCTTTTTCTGCAGTACCTTGATAGAATTGCTGATACATTGAGCTACGGTAATTTTTATATTTGTTTTCCAGCAGCGTATTAGTAACCCGGTCCAGGAACATGGTAGTGCCCACATATCCTACCGACAACAACCGCTGTCCTCCGACCCGGTCATGAATGGGGAAGCCGATTCTTACCAGGGGAATACCTTCTCTTTCAGTCAAATACCTGCCGTCGGAATGACCAATGGCAATATTAGCTGCCATTTCTCTGCTTTTCTCCCTGATTTGCGAAAAATCAGCTTCATTTAAAATACAGGCTTCTTCCTGGTGCTGGCTAAGCAGGGTTTTTAACAGTCCGGTCAGTTTGCTGCTTTTGCTGCCTGTAGCCGCTACTACCAGGGAGACACCGTTTTCCATACAGGTTTTAACAATGGCGTATACATTCTCCGGCTCGCCGAAAACGACACCCCTTCCCTGGAAATTATATTTATGAGAATCAATCATGCAATCCAGAAGTCTTCCCCTTTCATGTTCCAGGCTTTTAGGAACAGGATTATGAGTCAATTGCTCCAATAGGTTGATAAATAGATCCGTGTTCTCTATGCCCATGGGTATAGGTACGTTATGAAGGGGGACACCAAACTCAGTTTCCAGATATCTGCCCGGCGAGATACTGTCATCCACCGTCACGCCCATCTGGATTGTAGCCGCGGCCCCGGACATCCGGGTTATATCGGCCGGCTTTGTTCCCCCTTCGGGTATCTTTTTGTAAGGCCTTTCGAAAGGGCGGTCCAGCGTGTCGGAATAGTCAGGGAGCAGGACATAATCAGCCTTCATCAATTGCAGAATCCTCTTGATCTCCCTGATGTCGGCCGGGCTTAGATTGGGGACAAGGACATTAATTTTCGAATGTTTTTCCGTCCTTCGCACCAGTTTGGTTATGATATTTTTTACGGCCAGAAAATAGCCTTCAGTATGAGTTCCTCCGTAGCCGGGTGTGGATACAGTAACAACAGGTAAATTCTCCAGCCTTTTTTCTTTGAGATACTCTGAAGTAATCCGTTCTACATCCTCACCGATTGTGTCCGCCAGACAGGTGGTAAGGACGCCGACAAATCCGGGTTTATACACCTTGATTAAATTATCAAGACCTCTTTTTAAACTGCCTTCCCCGCCGTAAACCGTTCCTTTTTCATTGAGCGAGGAAGAGGCTACGTCGATTGGCTCGTTGAAATGTTCCGCGATGTGCCTGCGCATATAAGTGCTGCAGCCCTGGGAACCGTGAATAATGACCATGGACTGCTCTATACCCTTGAAGGGCAGGATGCCTCCCATGGGCATGCACATATTGCAGGGGTCTTCATTAACATTTTTGCAATAGGTAGTTTCTTTTTCCATAATAAACGCCTCCCGGACTATCTAAATAATCCCAGACCGGAGAGCAAACCGTGGAGTAAACTTCCCTGGCGAAATTAACCGCCCCGGTAAATCCACTCAAGGGATGTTTCCGATCATGATTATGGTCAACAAAAGCGACACCCAGCTTGTAGGCCAGCGGCCTTTCCTTTACTCCTCCCACCAGGAGATGGGCCCCTTTTTCCATCATAAACTCTTCCAGTTCCGAAGGGTTTGCGTCGTCAAGTATGACTGTCCCGTCATCCACCAGGTCGTTGATTTTTTCATAATCTTCCCGCCGGCCTGTTTGAGTGCCGATCATGACCACCTCTATCCCTATCTCTTTAAACTGTTTAATCAGTGAAACTGCCTTGAATCCTCCACCTACATAGATAGCTGCCTTCTTGCCCTTCAATTTCTCCCGGTAGCGCCGGATTTCTGGCGCAATCCCGGCTACTTCGTTTTTAATAAGATTTTCGGTTTTGCGCATCATCTCTACATCATGAAAAGCTCTGGCGATTTTTCTCAGAGATTCCGACGTATCTTCTATGCCCAGGAAAGACACGTTCAGATAGGGAATGCCGTACAGTTCCTCCATTTTCTCGGCCAAATATGTCATTGAGCCGGCGCACTGTACTATATTGAAAGAAGCTCCGGCCGCAGTTTTTAATGTTGCGTATCTGGAATCCCCGGTAAAAGTCACGTTGACATCAATACCGATTTGCTTTAAATAGTTCTTGATAATCCAAACCTCGCCGGCAAGGTTATAGTCACCCAGATAATTAATGCTTTTGCTTTTTTGAATTCCTTTACTGCTTTCAGGTTCGATCAGGCGCATGAGCACATCGCAGGCGGCCCGGTATCCCGCTGCTTTATTACCTATGAAACCGCTGGATTGTACAGGAATCACCTTAATCTTGTGTTTTTGGGCGGCAGTTTTACAAACTGCTTCCAGGTCGTCGCCGATGACACCGATAATACAGGTTGAATAGACCAGCACCAGTTCGGGGTTATATTTTTGAACCAATTCGTCGATTGCCCCGGCAAGCTTTTTCTCACCGCCGAAAATTATGTCCTGTTCTTTCAAATCGGTAGAAAAGCTGAACCGGTATAAATCGGAACCGCTGCTCAGGCTGCCCCGGATATCCCAGGTATAACTGGCGCAGCCGATAGGTCCGTGCACCAAGTGTACGGCGTCCGTGATTGGATTTAAAACAACCCTTGCCCCGCAATAAACACAGGCCCTCTGGCTGATACTGCCGGCAATGCTGTCGGCATCGCATTTCAATTGCTGCTTGTGCTTTCCTTTCGTGCAGATGAAGTTTTTTCTTTCTGCAATAGCAACGTCTGACGGTTGAGTCGCTTTCATAGCAAACACATCCTTATATATTTCGTATAACTTACATAACCAATTCAAAATCCACATCTTCGGTGTCACGGTCCACTCTGTCCAGAAGAGCATTGCTGATCAATTCAGGCAGCCGCATGGCGCCCTTATAGCCGACTACCGGAAGGTAAGGGTGCATGCTTCTGTCCAAAATGGGAAACCCGAAACGGACAAAGGGTATATCTTCCGCTTTGGCGATATATTTTCCGTATGTATTGCCATTAATAAATCAACAGGTCCGTTCTTGATCCACTGGTGAAATTCGAAAAGATCACCGGCTGCTTCCACTCTTCCCTCAACACCGGCCTCCTCCAGCATGTTTGTTATTTCTTTCCCGAACATTCCCTGCAGGCCGCCGATCGATCCCTCCGGTGTGCCGGTCAGCACGTAAACAGGCTTCATCCCTATGCTTAAGACAAATTCAGTCAGCCTTAACTTACCTTAGAAAGATCAACTGCCTACGTGCTCATGTTCGCACGCTTAAAATCGCACTAAAGCATTGACCTACCTTTTTTGATGAATTTTCATCCTTGCAACCGGCGCACTTTACGCGGCACGAATGTCTACCTAAACATTAAAAAGTTTATAGTATGCCTCGCCTGCATTAAACTTATGAAACAAAAAACGCTCTCACGGCAGGATTTTCTTAGTCCTGCTTAGAGAGCGACACAGCTCAATTCGTACGCCTTTGCGTTCCAAATAAAAAAGCTCTTTAAGAAATAATATAGCTTTCTTAAAAAGCACCACTGCCCTTTGGCACTACTTCGTACCTCTTATTTAATTGTAGTAATTGTAATTGCTTTTTTATGCGCTGTCAATAGGTAATTCAAAATTATTACAATTATTTTTTCAATAGCCTAGCAGTCAGGTTGACGCATTTTTCTTTCATCAAGCCGCATTGCATTTGTTCAACTGAGTTTGTGATATTTAAGCCATTCATAACATTAACCTCCCTTCGCCGGAGTAACCGGCCTTGCCCGCTTCATTCACTCTCAAGATTCAATTGATATGTGCCGTTCATATCCCAATTCCGAACAACAATCCTCCCCGGTAGACAAGAAACGAAACCACCCAGGCCAGGACCACAGTATATCCTATGGTAAACAAAGGCCATTTCCATCCATTAGTCTCTCTCTTCATGACAGCGATTAGGGCCATGCAAGGAACATAGAGCAGGGTAAATACCATCAGCACATAGGCTACCAGCGGAGTATAACCGGATTGTTCCCGGGCTCTTTCGGCGAATCCGCTCACAGATTCCTCTTCTTCTTCCGCCAGAGCATCCTCGTCTTCTATACTGTAAAGGGTTCCTAATGTGCTGACCACCACTTCCTTGGCTCCAAAACCAGCAACCAGGGCTACACTGGTTTTCCAGTCAAAGCCCAACGGGCTGAACACCGGTTCTATAACCTTGCCAAGCCGTCCAGCATAGCTGTTTTCCAACTGGGAAGCGGTATTTTCTCCTTCCGCTCCCCGGCTGACTACGGTAGGGAAGGTAAAAAGGCCCCACATTAAAATAGAAATGGCCAGAAGTATGGTCCCTGCCTTTTTCAGATAGAGCCAGGCCCGTTCCCACATGTGGATGAGAATATATTTTATGGTTGGTAATTGATAGGTAGGCAGTTCCATGACAAAAGGTTCAGTCTCGCCAGGCAACACCCAGGTCCGAAATACCCGGGCCATGAAAATGGCCATGAAAATACCAAGCAGATAAATAGAGAATAAAATGTTTCCTCCCATTTGATTCGGGAAAAAAGCGGCGATCAAAAGGCTGTAAACCGGTAGCCGTGCCCCGCAGCTCATCAGCGGGGTGACTAGCATGGTAACCAGACGATCGCGAGGATTTTCCAAGGTGCGGCTGGCCATCAGAGCCGGAACCCCGCAACCGAAACCTATCAGCATAGGAACAAAGGATTTTCCATGCAGGCCGGCCTTGTGCATAACCTGATCCATCACAAAGGCAGCCCGGGCCATGTAACCCGTTCCTTCAAGAAAGGCGATGCCCAGGAAGAGCAGCACAATATTGGGTAAAAAGACAATGATTCCACCTACGCCACCGATGATGCCGTCTACCAGCAGGGAGCGCAGCATACCATCAGCCAGATTCGAGTTTAGCCACTCTCCCAGGAAGGATACTCCGGAGTCAATCCAGTCCATGGGGGGAGAACCTAGCGTGAAGGTTAATTGAAAAAGCAGCCACATCAAGCCTAAAAATATGGGAATGCCCAGAACACGATTTAACAGGACATTATCAATTTTTTCTGTTATGGTTGGCTTATCTAAAGTACTTCTTTGGCAGGCCTCACGGCAAATACCGCGAACGAGAGCATAGCGGTCTTCCACCAAAGCCATTTCCGGATCCTCGCCCAGAAGGTTGTTAAGGCGGGTACGGCTTTGCTCAACTTCACTCCTTAGACTTTGGCTTTCCTCATAAACAGCGATTTGCTTACTTGCTTCCTTATCATTTTCCAGTAGCTTTGTTAGCAGCCACCGATGGGGCAAGGAAGGAAATGAAACACCCGCGTCTATTCCTGCTGCAGCTTCCGATCCCGGCGGTTTTAGAGTTTGTAATATCTCCTGCAAGCGGCTTAATTCCTTTTCAATTTCCGGGCGATAGCGGACCTGTCGTTCCCGTGGACTCGACTGTTTGGAATCGTTATTTATAACAGCCTCCAGAATCTCTTTTATACCTTCGTTTTTGCTGCCTACGGCGCGTATGACCGGAAGGCCCAGGAGTTGGGAAAGCAGTTTGTAATTGATCTTGACTTTGTTATTTTCGGCCACATCAGCCATATTTAACACCACTATGACTGGAATCCCGAGTTCTTTTAACTGCATGGTCAGATAGAGGTTGCGCTCCAAGTTTGAAGCGTCAGCAATATTAACCAGGATATCGGGTTTTCCTCCAATAATAACCTGACGCGCCACAACTTCATCCGGAGAGTAGGCTGATAAACCGTAGGTCCCGGGAAGGTCGATTACTGTAATTTCATGACCCTTATATTTAACTCGGCCTTCTTTTCTTTCCACTGTTACTCCGGGATAATTGCCCACGTGCTGCCGGCCGCCTGTCAGAGCATTGAATATTGTAGTTTTTCCGGAGTTGGGATTGCCGGCCAGGGCAATCACAATATTTTTACCGTTCATCTCTATTCGCCTCCAGTTATTATTCCAGGATAATGGTATCCGCTTCTTCTTTACGCAAAGACAGATGAAATCCCTGGCTTTTTACTTCTATCGGGTCGCCCAGGGGAGCGTAACGCTCCATCATGAGTTCCACTCCTGGTAACAGCCCCATTTCCACTATGCGGCGGCGGATGCTGCTGTTGCCGTTAACAGCTTTAATACGGGCAGTGTCTCCGGGAACCAGGTCTTTTAAAGTGCGGTTCATATCGTCCACCTCCATAATTTTTTATATATTTTCTCTGCGGTCTTCCTCTCCAGGAAGAGTCGACTACATACGTAATAAACTGGCCTTGCTTAGCCAGGAGCGACTATTTTTGTGATGAATTATCAGCTGTTTTCTGTATTTCACGGGTAGCGCACGAGTTGGAGCAACTGCCGCAGTTGCACGAGCTTTTTACAAGATCGCATTTTACTGTGTCAACAAGGCGCTTGATTCTAAAATATAAAATGATCAGGGCGAAAATACCTGCCGCTAGCAATATGAAGGTTTCCATCGAATTCACCTCCTTTATATAAGTTAGGCATGCCTAACNNNNNNNNNNNNNNNNNNNNNNNNNNNNNNNNNNNNNNNNNNNNNNNNNNNNNNNNNNNNNNNNNNNNNNNNNGTTAGGCATGCCTAACTTATATATCAAA is a genomic window of Desulfotomaculum sp. containing:
- the nifB gene encoding nitrogenase cofactor biosynthesis protein NifB, translated to MNCPYTQEQNSSLLPLNTLDKTGRHPCFSFNAHLKFARMHLPVAPYCNINCNYCNRKYDCLHESRPGVTSEILSPESAHQKYKFVKEKIGNLSVAGIAGPGDALANWTNTRKTIELIKQTDPEVIFCLSTNGLKLPEYAPRIVELGIKHVTVTVNCLDPEIGERIYRFINYKGKRYKGIEGAGILINNQLAGIEYLAGCGVAIKVNIVAIKSINDRHIPDIVKKVKELGVFITNIMPLIPAEGSAFANLPQISMKDLNKLRNACQADLQQMYHCRQCRADAVGLLGDDRSFEFSSVNKVCCQ
- a CDS encoding nitrogenase, with product MEKETTYCKNVNEDPCNMCMPMGGILPFKGIEQSMVIIHGSQGCSTYMRRHIAEHFNEPIDVASSSLNEKGTVYGGEGSLKRGLDNLIKVYKPGFVGVLTTCLADTIGEDVERITSEYLKEKRLENLPVVTVSTPGYGGTHTEGYFLAVKNIITKLVRRTEKHSKINVLVPNLSPADIREIKRILQLMKADYVLLPDYSDTLDRPFERPYKKIPEGGTKPADITRMSGAAATIQMGVTVDDSISPGRYLETEFGVPLHNVPIPMGIENTDLFINLLEQLTHNPVPKSLEHERGRLLDCMIDSHKYNFQGRGVVFGEPENVYAIVKTCMENGVSLVVAATGSKSSKLTGLLKTLLSQHQEEACILNEADFSQIREKSREMAANIAIGHSDGRYLTEREGIPLVRIGFPIHDRVGGQRLLSVGYVGTTMFLDRVTNTLLENKYKNYRSSMYQQFYQGTAEKGSLPL
- the nifE gene encoding nitrogenase iron-molybdenum cofactor biosynthesis protein NifE is translated as MKATQPSDVAIAERKNFICTKGKHKQQLKCDADSIAGSISQRACVYCGARVVLNPITDAVHLVHGPIGCASYTWDIRGSLSSGSDLYRFSFSTDLKEQDIIFGGEKKLAGAIDELVQKYNPELVLVYSTCIIGVIGDDLEAVCKTAAQKHKIKVIPVQSSGFIGNKAAGYRAACDVLMRLIEPESSKGIQKSKSINYLGDYNLAGEVWIIKNYLKQIGIDVNVTFTGDSRYATLKTAAGASFNIVQCAGSMTYLAEKMEELYGIPYLNVSFLGIEDTSESLRKIARAFHDVEMMRKTENLIKNEVAGIAPEIRRYREKLKGKKAAIYVGGGFKAVSLIKQFKEIGIEVVMIGTQTGRREDYEKINDLVDDGTVILDDANPSELEEFMMEKGAHLLVGGVKERPLAYKLGVAFVDHNHDRKHPLSGFTGAVNFAREVYSTVCSPVWDYLDSPGGVYYGKRNYLLQKC
- the feoB gene encoding ferrous iron transport protein B, producing MNGKNIVIALAGNPNSGKTTIFNALTGGRQHVGNYPGVTVERKEGRVKYKGHEITVIDLPGTYGLSAYSPDEVVARQVIIGGKPDILVNIADASNLERNLYLTMQLKELGIPVIVVLNMADVAENNKVKINYKLLSQLLGLPVIRAVGSKNEGIKEILEAVINNDSKQSSPRERQVRYRPEIEKELSRLQEILQTLKPPGSEAAAGIDAGVSFPSLPHRWLLTKLLENDKEASKQIAVYEESQSLRSEVEQSRTRLNNLLGEDPEMALVEDRYALVRGICREACQRSTLDKPTITEKIDNVLLNRVLGIPIFLGLMWLLFQLTFTLGSPPMDWIDSGVSFLGEWLNSNLADGMLRSLLVDGIIGGVGGIIVFLPNIVLLFLGIAFLEGTGYMARAAFVMDQVMHKAGLHGKSFVPMLIGFGCGVPALMASRTLENPRDRLVTMLVTPLMSCGARLPVYSLLIAAFFPNQMGGNILFSIYLLGIFMAIFMARVFRTWVLPGETEPFVMELPTYQLPTIKYILIHMWERAWLYLKKAGTILLAISILMWGLFTFPTVVSRGAEGENTASQLENSYAGRLGKVIEPVFSPLGFDWKTSVALVAGFGAKEVVVSTLGTLYSIEDEDALAEEEEESVSGFAERAREQSGYTPLVAYVLMVFTLLYVPCMALIAVMKRETNGWKWPLFTIGYTVVLAWVVSFLVYRGGLLFGIGI
- a CDS encoding iron transporter FeoA; the protein is MNRTLKDLVPGDTARIKAVNGNSSIRRRIVEMGLLPGVELMMERYAPLGDPIEVKSQGFHLSLRKEEADTIILE